One genomic window of Bombus fervidus isolate BK054 chromosome 14, iyBomFerv1, whole genome shotgun sequence includes the following:
- the LOC139994332 gene encoding androglobin: protein MNKYITTTIEEDLQDETVNDKSKIDETSQKDRAREMSKEEKKISADFSEDISFWADFNKMEPYVKDVHFFYKLDYFQYSMKLSDRFAPKQPNDEKSETKKDSKKSSRRSSPSKTTFKNSEFIDTYSWPQKMSKTRNEPLYVFTDSLEEKFFLIDFATFQVSIEIVEDVDDEIAIPRTKLKGNKDCLSIEEHCWFRRSEKSIVLVSVLTAGTKSTVMEIDRGRHLLRVYCHSESDCLISISSDTVFHVGDRRRMYQLMCTESETVDQMARHISNSVCNVYQAFGTERYSEALKTYYKSYLLPIEDRKVRDKLFYNQIHDYFIEEQIQLIKKIMPEDEVPGVLRALRIFFLNHTVGLECFKDATIVLKNLLNITKSFENRRYASQHATEKIIIQNKAAAVIQAFFRTITIRRYLKIHNPRHEQHNQVLQNLLKVAELYNYNKRESLANQILRNILKHHDKLHDIYYCSKDFEYTLQAQELKGTLTNITPNQWLPIIRLVVNAQPSETVFASIDLFVNLPKYSVRMFKNETGKEIQRVVNNVVPTRYQHTKLGYTIFCYGWSEDQTLKELPWSLNIITMKGQPVFYFLIDEVSFLTINMPPILAIEELSNSYIPNSRNYISKWIVRVVKPSLVSFRLRVSYKKVRMRLRVTDEEGQVLSQIKGTCVVILPMVYLEFRRKSTEIMLQRDNSDNIDEENSSEEKVDSNESRSKDDVIPHTIYHVEASVLENSWPLTETEWSLVSEFKVKPTGSVIKKKLPPFSNTGRLSKSESLRSRRVSKQSVESVPAVESPYWVLQVVTDSESGLKISQDRTKEREIARMKEAWAKENPDSLQRGRELREAFIKKHEIKSKCSTDSFEKKPSSHSEKSLTKRESHRLSHIETSRISMAHLEKRTLKPPPSLRRLPPLDLTIYEVKEDEEDEAWVKTESDEEMLRNIRTMNILYAQEDYAQFLEDLDNLYKRQKYQYETLYGRYIDAFFDRRGMLEDVYEARKGYIASTKPVAPSSTKSTKRSKKSKKT, encoded by the exons ATGAACAAATACATTACGACAACTATAGAGGAAGATCTTCAAGACGAAACTGTCAATGATAAGTCGAAAATAGACGAAACAAGTCAGAAAGATAGGGCTCGTGAAATgtcgaaggaagaaaagaaaatttcggcAGATTTTTCAGAGGACATCAGCTTCTGGGCAGATTTTAACAAAATGGAACCTTACGTGAAAGACGtacattttttctataaaCTAGATTACTTTCAATACAGTATGAAACTGTCAGATCGATTTGCACCGAAACAACCAAACGATGAAAAATCTGAAACTAAAAAAGATAGTAAGAAGAGTAGCAGGAGAAGTTCACCGTCTAAAACAACGTTCAAAAACTCTGAATTCATCGACACTTATAGTTGGCCTCAAAAAATGTCAAAAACCAGAAACGAGCCGCTATATGTCTTCACCGATTCGTTGGAAGAGAAATTCTTTCTCATCGACTTTGCAACGTTTCAGGTTTCCATCGAAATTGTCGAAGACGTCGACGATGAAATTGCAATCCCCAGAACCAAATTAAAGGGAAATAAAGATTGTCTAAGTATAGAAGAGCATTGTTGGTTTCGTAGGTCAGAAAAATCTATCGTCTTGGTCTCCGTTTTAACTGCTGGGACAAAATCAACCGTGATGGAAATAGATCGAGGGAGACACCTTTTACGAGTTTACTGTCACTCAGAATCCGATTGCCTCATATCTATCTCATCGGATACGGTTTTCCACGTGGGGGACAGGCGAAGGATGTATCAACTAATGTGCACAGAATCTGAAACGGTCGATCAGATGGCGAGGCACATCAGCAACTCCGTCTGTAACGTATATCAAGCGTTTGGCACTGAAAGATACTCGGAAGCCTTGAAGACTTACTACAAAAGCTACTTGCTACCGATTGAAGATCGAAAGGTGAGGGACAAGTTGTTCTATAATCAGATACACGATTACTTTATCGAAGAACAgatacaattaattaaaaaaatcatgCCTGAAGACGAGGTTCCAGGTGTTTTACGAGCTCtgagaatattttttctgAATCATACTGTTGGCTTGGAATGCTTCAAAGACGCCACGATCGTGTTGAAGAACTTGCTGAACATAACGAAAAGCTTTGAAAATAGAAGATACGCTAGTCAGCATGCTAcggaaaaaattattatacaaaataaggCTGCAGCTGTTATTCAAGCGTTTTTCAGAACGATTACCATTagaagatatttgaaaatacataATCCTCGTCACGAACAGCATAATCAAGTTTTACAGAATTTACTGAAAGTTGCagaattgtataattataataagcGAGAATCTTTAGCTAATCAGATACTGAGGAATATATTGAAGCATCATGATAAATTACATGACATTTACTATTGTTCTAAAGACTTCGAGTACACCTTGCAAGCGCAAGAATTGAAAGGGACGTTGACAAATATCACGCCAAACCAATGGCTCCCTATTATAAGACTCGTGGTGAATGCTCAACCCTCAGAGACAGTGTTTGCCAGTATAGATTTATTTGTTAACCTGCCAAAGTATAGTGTACGCATGTTTAAAAATGAGACAGGTAAAGAAATACAACGAGTGGTAAACAATGTGGTTCCAACTCGGTACCAGCATACGAAATTAGGTTACACTATCTTCTGCTATGGTTGGAGCGAAGATCAGACGTTGAAAGAGTTACCTTGGTccttaaatataattacaatgaaAGGACAACCTGTGTTCTATTTTCTAATTGACGAAGTATCGTTTCTCACGATTAACATGCCTCCTATATTAGCTatagaagaattatccaacAGTTATATTCCTAATTcgagaaattatatttcgaagTGGATCGTTCGAGTGGTGAAACCTAGCTTGGTCTCGTTTAGATTAAGAGTATCGTATAAAAAAGTAAGAATGAGATTGAGAGTCACGGATGAGGAAGGTCAAGTGTTGTCGCAAATAAAAGGTACTTGTGTAGTTATTTTGCCGATGGTGTATTTggaatttcgaagaaaatctACCGAAATTATGCTTCAAAGGGATAATTCTGATAACATCGATGAAGAGAATTCTAGCGAAGAGAAAGTTGATAGTAACGAAAGTAGAAGTAAGGATGATGTGATACCTCACACGATTTATCACGTAGAAGCCTCAGTGCTTGAAAACAGCTGGCCATTGACTGAAACAGAATGGAGTCTTGTATCGGAATTTAAAGTGAAACCGACAGGCTctgttattaaaaagaaactacCACCTTTTTCGAATACAGGAAGACTGTCAAAGAGTGAGTCGTTAAGGTCGAGGAGAGTTTCGAAGCAGTCTGTTGAAAGTGTTCCGGCTGTCGAGTCGCCTTATTGGGTTCTTCAAGTAGTTACTGATTCTGAAAGCGGATTAAAG ATATCCCAAGATAGGACGAAGGAAAGGGAGATAGCGAGGATGAAGGAAGCCTGGGCGAAAGAGAATCCTGACAGTTTACAACGTGGTAGAGAACTCCGTGAAGCTTTCATAAAGAAACACGAGATCAAGTCCAAATGCTCAACGGATTCGTTCGAAAAGAAACCTTCGAGTCATTCCGAGAAATCGTTGACGAAAAGGGAGAGCCATCGTTTGTCGCACATCGAGACATCCAGGATTTCAATGGCTCATTTGGAGAAGAGGACTTTGAAGCCACCTCCGTCCCTTCGTAGACTTCCACCCTTGGATTTGACTATCTACGAGGTCAAAGAGGACGAGGAGGACGAAGCATGGGTAAAGACGGAATCGGATGAAGAAATGCTGCGGAATATTCGTACAATGAATATCTTGTACGCTCAAGAAGACTATGCGCAATTTCTCGAAGATCTGGACAATCTATATAAAAGACAGAAATATCAATACGAAACATTGTATGGAAGATATATAGATGCATTTTTTGATAGAAGAGGAATGTTGGAAGACGTGTACGAAGCTCGAAAAGGATATATAGCTAGTACGAAGCCTGTAGCTCCTTCGAGCACCAAGTCTACTAAGAGAAGCAAGAAATCTAAGAAAACTTAG